A single region of the Drosophila miranda strain MSH22 chromosome 2, D.miranda_PacBio2.1, whole genome shotgun sequence genome encodes:
- the LOC108154881 gene encoding N6-adenosine-methyltransferase MT-A70-like protein produces MADAWDIKTLKTKRNTLREKLEKRKKERIEILSDIQEDQTNPKKELVEADLEVQKEVLQALSACSLALPIVSTQVMEKVAAAGSSLEMVNFILGKLANQGAISIRNVTIGTEAGCEIISVQPKELKEILEDINDTCLQKEEEAKRKLAELVDAEEDIQPLEKTMKIDCSSHKDAPNDIMMLLSMPSTREKQSKQVGEEILELLTKPTAKERSVAEKFKSHGGAQVMEFCSHGTKVECLKAQQATAEMAAKKKQERLDEQALRREDAGKANSTKPAKAGTPLETTSEDGEVISETLTNCEGESQESTDGSDASGETRDKCTKLHFKKIIQAHTDESLGDCSFLNTCFHMATCKYVHYEVDTLPHINTNKPTDVKTKLSLKRSIDPSCTLYPPQWIQCDLRFLDMTVLGKFAVVMADPPWDIHMELPYGTMSDDEMRALGVPALQDDGLIFLWVTGRAMELGRDCLKLWGYERVDELIWVKTNQLQRIIRTGRTGHWLNHGKEHCLVGMKGNPTNLNRGLDCDVIVAEVRATSHKPDEIYGIIERLSPGTRKIELFGRPHNIQPNWITLGNQLDGIRLVDPELITQFQKRYPDGNCMSPAAAANAAASINGIQN; encoded by the exons ATGGCGGATGCGTGGGACATAAAAACACTCAAGACGAAGCGGAACACTCTCCGCGAGAAGCTGGAGAAGCGGAAAAAGGAGCGGATCGAGATACTGTCCGATATACAGGAGGATcaaacaaatccaaaaaaaGAGCTCG TTGAAGCTGACCTGGAGGTGCAGAAGGAGGTGCTGCAGGCATTGAGTGCGTGCTCCTTGGCTCTGCCCATCGTTTCGACGCAGGTGATGGAAAAGgtcgctgctgccggcagcagcctcGAAATGGTCAATTTTATCCTGGGAAAACTGGCCAACCAGGGCGCCATTTCCATCCGAAATGTAACCATTGGCACAGAAGCGGGCTGTGAAATCATTTCGGTGCAGCCCAAGGAGCTAAAGGAGATTCTTGAGGACATTAACGACACCTGTCtgcagaaggaggaggaggctaAACGAAAGT TGGCAGAGCTTGTGGATGCCGAAGAGGATATCCAACCGCTGGAAAAAACCATGAAGATCGATTGTTCCTCTCACAAGGATGCCCCCAATGACATTATGATGCTGCTTTCGATGCCCTCCACTCGAGAGAAGCAGAGCAAACAGGTGGGCGAAGAGATCCTAGAACTGCTGACAAAACCAACGGCCAAAGAGCGATCCGTCGCAGAGAAATTCAAGTCCCATGGCGGAGCACAGGTCATGGAGTTCTGCTCCCATGGCACCAAAGTGGAGTGCCTCAAGGCGCAGCAGGCCACCGCAGAAATGGCGGCCAAAAAGAAACAGGAACGCCTAGACGAGCAGGCACTGCGGAGAGAGGATGCGGGGAAAGCCAACAGCACTAAGCCAGCTAAGGCTGGCACCCCCCTGGAAACCACATCGGAAGATGGCGAAGTCATATCCGAAACGCTGACCAATTGCGAGGGGGAATCCCAAGAGTCCACCGATGGCAGCGATGCCTCCGGCGAGACACGCGACAAGTGCACAAAGCTCCATTTCAAGAAAATCATTCAGGCGCACACGGACGAGTCCCTGGGGGACTGCAGCTTCTTGAACACCTGCTTCCACATGGCCACCTGCAAGTACGTGCACTACGAGGTGGACACCCTGCCGCACATTAACACTAACAAACCCACCGACGTGAAGACGAAGCTCAGCCTGAAGCGCAGCATCGATCCGAGCTGCACCCTGTACCCACCACAGTGGATCCAATGCGATCTGCGGTTCCTCGACATGACGGTCCTTGGCAAATTCGCGGTGGTAATGGCCGATCCCCCCTGGGACATACACATGGAGTTGCCGTATGGGACCATGTCCGATGACGAGATGCGTGCCTTGGGTGTGCCCGCGCTCCAGGACGATGGCCTGATCTTCCTTTGGGTGACGGGGCGTGCCATGGAGCTGGGCCGCGACTGCCTCAAGCTCTGGGGCtacgagcgggtggacgaacTCATTTGGGTAAAGACGAACCAGCTGCAACGCATCATCCGCACTGGACGCACCGGCCACTGGCTAAATCACGGCAAGGAGCACTGCCTGGTGGGCATGAAGGGTAATCCCACCAACCTGAATCGCGGTCTCGACTGCGATGTAATTGTCGCCGAAGTGCGCGCCACCTCCCACAAGCCAGACGAGATCTATGGCATTATTGAGCGCCTCAGTCCGGGCACTCGCAAAATCGAACTCTTCGGCCGCCCGCACAACATCCAACCGAATTGGATAACGCTGGGCAATCAATTGGATGGCATTCGCCTGGTCGATCCCGAGTTGATCACGCAATTCCAGAAGCGCTATCCCGATGGCAATTGCATGTCCCCTGCGGCGGCAGCCAATGCGGCGGCCAGCATCAATGGGATTCAAAACTAA
- the LOC108154879 gene encoding mitochondrial Rho GTPase isoform X1, with product MGQYTVSTRKNVRILLVGDAGVGKTSLILSLVSEEYPEEVPPRAEEITIPANVTPEQVPTSIVDFSSVEQTEETLGLEINKAHVVCIVYAVDDDDSLDRITSHWLPLIRSKCNATLEGDAEIVAETEAAGEGLRKPIVLVGNKIDLIDYSTMDSVLAIMEDFPEIESCVECSAKTLHNISEMFYYAQKAVLHPTSPLYMMEDQELTPACKKSLVRIFKICDIDGDNLLNDYELNLFQRRCFNTPLQPQILDEVKAVIQKNVPDGIYNDAVTLKGFLFLHCLFIQRGRNETSWAVLRRFGYNDQLEMCQEYLRPPLKIPPGSSTELSHRGQQFLISVFERYDRDRDGALSPEEHKMLFSVCPSSPWSYSTDIRKSCPINDKGWVTLHGWLCRWTLMTLIDVVKTMEYLAYLGFNVHENDSQLAAIHVTRERRIDLAKRQSSRSVYKCHVIGPNGSGKTGLCRGFLVDEMQKLIGKEFKTNVVHCINSVQVYGQEKHLILRDIDVRHALDPLQPQEVNCDVACLVYDSSNPRSFEYVARIYIKYYAVSKIPVMIVGTKCDMDERRQDYLMQPADFCAKYKLLPPHLFSLRTNKKELYTKLATMAAFPQFQAAWILVYKHRLVQLWESAHLRHFGLWTEDSKLLWKAGLGVAAVTMLGFIVLKTLSAAGSHSR from the exons ATGGGCCAGTACACAGTGTCAACGCGAAAGAATGTACGAATATTGCTGGTCGGCGATGCCGGGGTGGGCAAAACGTCCCTAATATTGTCGCTGGTGAGCGAGGAGTATCCGGAGGAGGTGCCGCCGCGTGCCGAGGAGATCACAATCCCGGCCAATGTCACGCCCGAGCAGGTGCCCACTAGCATAGTGGACTTTTCGAGCGTCGAACAGACGGAGGAAACCCTCGGCCTGGAGATAAACAAAGCACATGTAGTGTGCATTGTGTACGCAGTGGATGACGATGACTCCCTGGATCGCATCACCTCGCACTGGCTGCCGTTAATACGTTCAAAGTGCAATGCGACACTGGAGGGCGATGCCGAGATTGTGGCGGAGACAGAGGCTGCCGGCGAAGGTCTGCGCAAGCCAATTGTTCTGGTGGGCAATAAGATCGATTTGATCGATTACTCAACGATGGACAGTGTGCTGGCCATCATGGAGGACTTTCCAGAGATTGAGAGCTGTGTTGAGTGCTCGGCCAAGACGTTGCACAACATTTCCGAAATGTTTTACTACGCACAGAAGGCGGTGCTGCATCCCACATCGCCCCTCTACATGATGGAAGACCAAGAG CTGACGCCCGCCTGCAAGAAGTCGCTGGTGCGCATTTTCAAGATATGCGATATCGATGGCGACAATCTGCTGAATGATTACGAGCTGAACCTATTCCAACGGCGCTGCTTCAACACACCGCTGCAGCCGCAGATACTCGATGAGGTGAAGGCCGTCATACAGAAGAACGTGCCCGATGGCATCTACAACGATGCCGTGACGCTCAAGGGCTTCCTATTCCTCCACTGTCTGTTCATACAGCGCGGACGCAACGAGACCTCCTGGGCCGTGCTACGACGCTTTGGCTACAATGATCAATTGGAGATGTGCCAGGAGTATTTGCGGCCGCCGCTAAAGATTCCCCCAGGCAGCAGCACAGAGCTCTCGCATCGCGGCCAGCAGTTTTTGATTTCCGTCTTTGAGCGGTACGATCGCGACCGTGACGGTGCTTTGTCGCCCGAGGAGCACAAAATGCTATTCAGCGTGTGTCCATCCTCGCCCTGGTCGTACTCCACGGACATACGCAAGTCATGTCCCATAAATGACAAGGGTTGGGTCACTTTGCATGGCTGGCTGTGCCGCTGGACTCTGATGACGCTAATCGATGTGGTCAAGACCATGGAATACCTCGCCTATCTGGGCTTCAATGTCCACGAGAACGACAGTCAGCTGGCGGCCATTCATGTGACACGCGAACGTCGCATCGATCTGGCCAAGCGGCAGAGCAGCCGTTCCGTTTACAAGTGTCACGTCATCGGCCCCAATGGTTCGGGCAAGACGGGTCTGTGTCGCGGATTTCTCGTCGACGAGATGCAGAAACTGATTGGCAAGGAATTCAAAACGAATGTCGTGCACTGCATCAACTCGGTTCAGGTGTATGGCCAGGAGAAGCACTTGATATTGCGCGACATCGATGTGAGGCATGCTCTGGATCCGCTGCAGCCGCAGGAGGTCAACTGTGATGTGGCCTGCCTCGTCTACGACTCGTCCAATCCACGTTCCTTTGAGTATGTGGCCCGCATCTACATCAAGTACTATGCGGTGAGCAAGATCCCAGTGATGATTGTGGGCACCAAGTGCGACATGGATGAGCGCCGTCAGGACTATCTCATGCAGCCCGCCGACTTTTGTGCGAAATACAAACTCCTACCGCCGCATCTCTTCAGCCTAAGGACTAAcaaaaaggaactctacaccAAACTTGCCACCATGGCCGCTTTTCC GCAATTCCAAGCCGCCTGGATACTGGTCTACAAGCACAGGTTGGTTCAGCTTTGGGAGTCGGC ACACTTGCGGCATTTCGGACTCTGGACGGAGGATAGCAAGCTGCTGTGGAAGGCCGGTCTGGGCGTTGCAGCTGTCACAATGCTCGGTTTCATTGTGCTGAAGACCCTCAGTGCTGCCGGCTCGCATTCGCGCTAG
- the LOC108154879 gene encoding mitochondrial Rho GTPase isoform X2 produces MGQYTVSTRKNVRILLVGDAGVGKTSLILSLVSEEYPEEVPPRAEEITIPANVTPEQVPTSIVDFSSVEQTEETLGLEINKAHVVCIVYAVDDDDSLDRITSHWLPLIRSKCNATLEGDAEIVAETEAAGEGLRKPIVLVGNKIDLIDYSTMDSVLAIMEDFPEIESCVECSAKTLHNISEMFYYAQKAVLHPTSPLYMMEDQELTPACKKSLVRIFKICDIDGDNLLNDYELNLFQRRCFNTPLQPQILDEVKAVIQKNVPDGIYNDAVTLKGFLFLHCLFIQRGRNETSWAVLRRFGYNDQLEMCQEYLRPPLKIPPGSSTELSHRGQQFLISVFERYDRDRDGALSPEEHKMLFSVCPSSPWSYSTDIRKSCPINDKGWVTLHGWLCRWTLMTLIDVVKTMEYLAYLGFNVHENDSQLAAIHVTRERRIDLAKRQSSRSVYKCHVIGPNGSGKTGLCRGFLVDEMQKLIGKEFKTNVVHCINSVQVYGQEKHLILRDIDVRHALDPLQPQEVNCDVACLVYDSSNPRSFEYVARIYIKYYAVSKIPVMIVGTKCDMDERRQDYLMQPADFCAKYKLLPPHLFSLRTNKKELYTKLATMAAFPQFQAAWILVYKHRHLRHFGLWTEDSKLLWKAGLGVAAVTMLGFIVLKTLSAAGSHSR; encoded by the exons ATGGGCCAGTACACAGTGTCAACGCGAAAGAATGTACGAATATTGCTGGTCGGCGATGCCGGGGTGGGCAAAACGTCCCTAATATTGTCGCTGGTGAGCGAGGAGTATCCGGAGGAGGTGCCGCCGCGTGCCGAGGAGATCACAATCCCGGCCAATGTCACGCCCGAGCAGGTGCCCACTAGCATAGTGGACTTTTCGAGCGTCGAACAGACGGAGGAAACCCTCGGCCTGGAGATAAACAAAGCACATGTAGTGTGCATTGTGTACGCAGTGGATGACGATGACTCCCTGGATCGCATCACCTCGCACTGGCTGCCGTTAATACGTTCAAAGTGCAATGCGACACTGGAGGGCGATGCCGAGATTGTGGCGGAGACAGAGGCTGCCGGCGAAGGTCTGCGCAAGCCAATTGTTCTGGTGGGCAATAAGATCGATTTGATCGATTACTCAACGATGGACAGTGTGCTGGCCATCATGGAGGACTTTCCAGAGATTGAGAGCTGTGTTGAGTGCTCGGCCAAGACGTTGCACAACATTTCCGAAATGTTTTACTACGCACAGAAGGCGGTGCTGCATCCCACATCGCCCCTCTACATGATGGAAGACCAAGAG CTGACGCCCGCCTGCAAGAAGTCGCTGGTGCGCATTTTCAAGATATGCGATATCGATGGCGACAATCTGCTGAATGATTACGAGCTGAACCTATTCCAACGGCGCTGCTTCAACACACCGCTGCAGCCGCAGATACTCGATGAGGTGAAGGCCGTCATACAGAAGAACGTGCCCGATGGCATCTACAACGATGCCGTGACGCTCAAGGGCTTCCTATTCCTCCACTGTCTGTTCATACAGCGCGGACGCAACGAGACCTCCTGGGCCGTGCTACGACGCTTTGGCTACAATGATCAATTGGAGATGTGCCAGGAGTATTTGCGGCCGCCGCTAAAGATTCCCCCAGGCAGCAGCACAGAGCTCTCGCATCGCGGCCAGCAGTTTTTGATTTCCGTCTTTGAGCGGTACGATCGCGACCGTGACGGTGCTTTGTCGCCCGAGGAGCACAAAATGCTATTCAGCGTGTGTCCATCCTCGCCCTGGTCGTACTCCACGGACATACGCAAGTCATGTCCCATAAATGACAAGGGTTGGGTCACTTTGCATGGCTGGCTGTGCCGCTGGACTCTGATGACGCTAATCGATGTGGTCAAGACCATGGAATACCTCGCCTATCTGGGCTTCAATGTCCACGAGAACGACAGTCAGCTGGCGGCCATTCATGTGACACGCGAACGTCGCATCGATCTGGCCAAGCGGCAGAGCAGCCGTTCCGTTTACAAGTGTCACGTCATCGGCCCCAATGGTTCGGGCAAGACGGGTCTGTGTCGCGGATTTCTCGTCGACGAGATGCAGAAACTGATTGGCAAGGAATTCAAAACGAATGTCGTGCACTGCATCAACTCGGTTCAGGTGTATGGCCAGGAGAAGCACTTGATATTGCGCGACATCGATGTGAGGCATGCTCTGGATCCGCTGCAGCCGCAGGAGGTCAACTGTGATGTGGCCTGCCTCGTCTACGACTCGTCCAATCCACGTTCCTTTGAGTATGTGGCCCGCATCTACATCAAGTACTATGCGGTGAGCAAGATCCCAGTGATGATTGTGGGCACCAAGTGCGACATGGATGAGCGCCGTCAGGACTATCTCATGCAGCCCGCCGACTTTTGTGCGAAATACAAACTCCTACCGCCGCATCTCTTCAGCCTAAGGACTAAcaaaaaggaactctacaccAAACTTGCCACCATGGCCGCTTTTCC GCAATTCCAAGCCGCCTGGATACTGGTCTACAAGCACAG ACACTTGCGGCATTTCGGACTCTGGACGGAGGATAGCAAGCTGCTGTGGAAGGCCGGTCTGGGCGTTGCAGCTGTCACAATGCTCGGTTTCATTGTGCTGAAGACCCTCAGTGCTGCCGGCTCGCATTCGCGCTAG
- the LOC108154879 gene encoding mitochondrial Rho GTPase isoform X3 has product MGQYTVSTRKNVRILLVGDAGVGKTSLILSLVSEEYPEEVPPRAEEITIPANVTPEQVPTSIVDFSSVEQTEETLGLEINKAHVVCIVYAVDDDDSLDRITSHWLPLIRSKCNATLEGDAEIVAETEAAGEGLRKPIVLVGNKIDLIDYSTMDSVLAIMEDFPEIESCVECSAKTLHNISEMFYYAQKAVLHPTSPLYMMEDQELTPACKKSLVRIFKICDIDGDNLLNDYELNLFQRRCFNTPLQPQILDEVKAVIQKNVPDGIYNDAVTLKGFLFLHCLFIQRGRNETSWAVLRRFGYNDQLEMCQEYLRPPLKIPPGSSTELSHRGQQFLISVFERYDRDRDGALSPEEHKMLFSVCPSSPWSYSTDIRKSCPINDKGWVTLHGWLCRWTLMTLIDVVKTMEYLAYLGFNVHENDSQLAAIHVTRERRIDLAKRQSSRSVYKCHVIGPNGSGKTGLCRGFLVDEMQKLIGKEFKTNVVHCINSVQVYGQEKHLILRDIDVRHALDPLQPQEVNCDVACLVYDSSNPRSFEYVARIYIKYYAVSKIPVMIVGTKCDMDERRQDYLMQPADFCAKYKLLPPHLFSLRTNKKELYTKLATMAAFPHLRHFGLWTEDSKLLWKAGLGVAAVTMLGFIVLKTLSAAGSHSR; this is encoded by the exons ATGGGCCAGTACACAGTGTCAACGCGAAAGAATGTACGAATATTGCTGGTCGGCGATGCCGGGGTGGGCAAAACGTCCCTAATATTGTCGCTGGTGAGCGAGGAGTATCCGGAGGAGGTGCCGCCGCGTGCCGAGGAGATCACAATCCCGGCCAATGTCACGCCCGAGCAGGTGCCCACTAGCATAGTGGACTTTTCGAGCGTCGAACAGACGGAGGAAACCCTCGGCCTGGAGATAAACAAAGCACATGTAGTGTGCATTGTGTACGCAGTGGATGACGATGACTCCCTGGATCGCATCACCTCGCACTGGCTGCCGTTAATACGTTCAAAGTGCAATGCGACACTGGAGGGCGATGCCGAGATTGTGGCGGAGACAGAGGCTGCCGGCGAAGGTCTGCGCAAGCCAATTGTTCTGGTGGGCAATAAGATCGATTTGATCGATTACTCAACGATGGACAGTGTGCTGGCCATCATGGAGGACTTTCCAGAGATTGAGAGCTGTGTTGAGTGCTCGGCCAAGACGTTGCACAACATTTCCGAAATGTTTTACTACGCACAGAAGGCGGTGCTGCATCCCACATCGCCCCTCTACATGATGGAAGACCAAGAG CTGACGCCCGCCTGCAAGAAGTCGCTGGTGCGCATTTTCAAGATATGCGATATCGATGGCGACAATCTGCTGAATGATTACGAGCTGAACCTATTCCAACGGCGCTGCTTCAACACACCGCTGCAGCCGCAGATACTCGATGAGGTGAAGGCCGTCATACAGAAGAACGTGCCCGATGGCATCTACAACGATGCCGTGACGCTCAAGGGCTTCCTATTCCTCCACTGTCTGTTCATACAGCGCGGACGCAACGAGACCTCCTGGGCCGTGCTACGACGCTTTGGCTACAATGATCAATTGGAGATGTGCCAGGAGTATTTGCGGCCGCCGCTAAAGATTCCCCCAGGCAGCAGCACAGAGCTCTCGCATCGCGGCCAGCAGTTTTTGATTTCCGTCTTTGAGCGGTACGATCGCGACCGTGACGGTGCTTTGTCGCCCGAGGAGCACAAAATGCTATTCAGCGTGTGTCCATCCTCGCCCTGGTCGTACTCCACGGACATACGCAAGTCATGTCCCATAAATGACAAGGGTTGGGTCACTTTGCATGGCTGGCTGTGCCGCTGGACTCTGATGACGCTAATCGATGTGGTCAAGACCATGGAATACCTCGCCTATCTGGGCTTCAATGTCCACGAGAACGACAGTCAGCTGGCGGCCATTCATGTGACACGCGAACGTCGCATCGATCTGGCCAAGCGGCAGAGCAGCCGTTCCGTTTACAAGTGTCACGTCATCGGCCCCAATGGTTCGGGCAAGACGGGTCTGTGTCGCGGATTTCTCGTCGACGAGATGCAGAAACTGATTGGCAAGGAATTCAAAACGAATGTCGTGCACTGCATCAACTCGGTTCAGGTGTATGGCCAGGAGAAGCACTTGATATTGCGCGACATCGATGTGAGGCATGCTCTGGATCCGCTGCAGCCGCAGGAGGTCAACTGTGATGTGGCCTGCCTCGTCTACGACTCGTCCAATCCACGTTCCTTTGAGTATGTGGCCCGCATCTACATCAAGTACTATGCGGTGAGCAAGATCCCAGTGATGATTGTGGGCACCAAGTGCGACATGGATGAGCGCCGTCAGGACTATCTCATGCAGCCCGCCGACTTTTGTGCGAAATACAAACTCCTACCGCCGCATCTCTTCAGCCTAAGGACTAAcaaaaaggaactctacaccAAACTTGCCACCATGGCCGCTTTTCC ACACTTGCGGCATTTCGGACTCTGGACGGAGGATAGCAAGCTGCTGTGGAAGGCCGGTCTGGGCGTTGCAGCTGTCACAATGCTCGGTTTCATTGTGCTGAAGACCCTCAGTGCTGCCGGCTCGCATTCGCGCTAG